One Spinacia oleracea cultivar Varoflay chromosome 4, BTI_SOV_V1, whole genome shotgun sequence DNA segment encodes these proteins:
- the LOC130471722 gene encoding uncharacterized protein — MVALWSQLYALAADITQPWLILGDFNAIMAIEDKIGSLAGFSEIQDMRNCMTRCNLNVIKTLGRQFTWSNKKEGVHRVFTRIDKVLANTQWDDLFPTTEAGFLLERDYDHFPMILSFYEILLAQTLLHNDPTSINLAIEEKDANDNSLSQHGLLSILSQAIKDVFAIGKLLKEINVTSISLVRKLPVPASVNPVKSSIYSYGLDQQNKDEIANRSGLNFDQLPFKYLGVSISARKIKVGDCNLLVEKIMAKIKELGTATGVPELEAV, encoded by the exons ATGGTAGCTCTGTGGAGTCAGCTGTATGCCTTAGCTGCTGATATCACTCAACCTTGGCTCATTTTGGGTGATTTTAATGCAATAATGGCTATAGAAGACAAGATTGGTTCCCTTGCGGGGTTCTCTGAAATACAGGATATGAGGAATTGTATGACAAGATGCAACTTGAATGTGATAAAAACTCTGGGTAGGCAGTTCACTTGGTCCAACAAGAAAGAAGGGGTGCATAGAGTTTTCACTAGGATTGACAAAGTCCTAGCTAATACCCAATGGGATGATCTGTTTCCCACAACTGAAGCTGGTTTCCTCCTTGAGAGGGATTATGATCACTTCCCTATGATTCTTAGTTTCTAC GAGATATTATTGGCCCAAACCTTGCTGCATAATGATCCTACTAGCATCAACCTGGCTATTGAAGAGAAGGATGCTAATG ACAATTCTTTAAGTCAGCATGGCCTATTATCCATACTGAGTCAAGCCATCAAAGATGTTTTTGCAATAGGGAAACTTCTTAAGGAAATAAATGTAACATCTATTTCTCTTGTACGCAAACTTCCTGTTCCTGCTTCA GTGAATCCTGTTAAATCATCCATCTATAGTTATGGGTTAGACCAGCAAAATAAAGATGAGATTGCTAATAGGTCTGGCCTTAATTTTGATCAGCTCCCATTTAAATACTTGGGAGTTTCTATAAGTGCTAGGAAAATCAAGGTTGGTGATTGTAATCTTCTAGTGGAGAAGATAATGGCTAAAATCAAA GAACTCGGAACAGCTACTGGAGTTCCTGAGTTGGAAGCAGTATAA